CCTCGCCGGCGAGGAACGCCGAGCCGGGATCGAGCGCGAGAGCGTTCTCGTACGCCGTCAGCGCCTCCGCGAACGCCCCGCGCCGCTCGAGCAAGGTCCCGCGCAGATATTCCTGCTGCGCGCTCGCCGAGGCTCCGGAGCCCGCCGACGAGGAGGCCGCGGCCGGGACGGCGAGGAGGAGCGCCAGGAGCAGGTTCATGGGATGTCGAGGTCCATCAGCACGGCGTCCGAGCCATCATAGTAGAACTTCGGACGGCGGCCGACAACCTTCGCGCCGGCCTTCGCGTAAAAAGAGAGCGCCCGGGCGTTCGCCGCCGAGGCCTCGAAGGTGACCTTCGCGCAGCCGCGCGCCTTCGCGGCGCGCGCCAGCGCCGACAGCAGCGCGCGGCCGACGCCGCCGCCGTCCGCGGCCGCCGCGAGGTCGAGCAGCCGGCATTCGCCGTCCGCGACGCGCGCGAGCGCGTAGCCGCGCTCCGGCACGACGAGGAAGATCGCGTCGTCCCGGCCGAGCTCGCCGGCGAGCGCCGCGCGGCTCCAGCCGGCGGCGAAGGGACGCGCGCCGATCGCGGCCACGGCGTCGAGGTCCCCCGCGGCCGCCGGCCTAACCGCGAGGCCGCTCATAGCTCGCCGGCTTCAGGTAGAAGGGCTCGAACGGCGGCATCTTCCCGGCGGCGAGCGCGGCGCGGGCGACGGGCAGGAGGTCGGCGGCGGTCGTCTCGCCGTAGGAGACGGAGAGACCGCTCTTCTCGGCCGCGTCGCGCAGCGCCGGCCAATCCTTCGGCGGCGTGAACGCCGCGGCGCCGAAGGCCTTCCCCTTCCGGAACTCCTGGGTGTACACTTCGTCCTTCCAGCCGGGCAGCGCTCCCAACGCCCGGCCGGACTTCGCCCGTCCCGCGGCGGCCGCCAGGCGGCTGATCGCGATGACGGGGATCTTCAACTGGAACCCCGCGGCGGCGGCGAAGGACATGCCGATGCGGATGCCGGTGAACCGGCCGGGGCCGGAGGCGGCGGCGATCGCGTCGAGGTCCTCCCAGCGGAGCTTGGCCTTTTTCAGCAGGCGCTCGACGAGCGGCAGGAGCGCCTCGTCGTGCTTCTTCGCCGCACGCTTCAGCTCGAAGGAGCCGACGGCGACCGACAGGACTTCGCCCGTCGCGTCGACGGCGAGTATATTCGCGTTCGGATTCGCGTTCGGCCGCGCCTCACGCTCCTTTCTTTTATACACGCCCTGATTCTAGGATTTTACGGGCGATCGGTCCGGTCGCCTTCATCGCCAGGAGGCGGCCGCCGGGGGCGTGGGACAAGGTCGCCTCGAGGCGGTCCTTGGGCCAAACCCCGCCGGCCGCGTCGGGCCACTCCACGACCACTGCCCCGCGCGGGTCGGCCAGCAGCTCGTCGAGGCCGAGCTCGGAGTCCTCGCCGCGCGCCACGCGGTAGAGATCGAGGTGATGCACCGTCAGGCGCTTGCCGCGGTAGACGTGGGCGAGCGCGAAGGTCGGGCTCGACACCCGTCCTTTATAGCCCGCCCCGCGGGCCAGGCCGCGCGCGAGCGTCGTCTTGCCCGCGCCGAGCTCGCCGCGCAGGAGCACCAGCGCTCCGGGCTTCAGCCTCCGGCCGAGGCGCTCGCCGAGGGCGATCGTCTCCGCCTCGCTCGTCAATTTTAAGCGCACAGGGCTTTGAACGCGTGCGGCAGATAGTCCACGAGGTCGGTCGAGGTCACGGCCCACGGCGTGAGCTCCTTCTCGGCGGCGTCGCCGGCGGCGCCGTGAAGCCAGGCGCCGAGCGCCGCGGCCTTGAACGGCAGGTCCCCGGAGACCCGTCCGGAGGCGAGCATCTGCGCCCAGAGCCCGGCGATGAGGCCGGTCAGCACGTCGCCCGTGCCGCCCTTGCCGAGCCCAGGCCCGCCCGTGGGGTTGGCGACCGTGCGCGCGCCCGAGGAGATCAAGGTCTTGCGGCCTTTCAGCAGGACCACGCCGCCGAGGCCGCGCGCGAGCTTCTCCGCGCACTTCAGGCGCTGAGCCTCGACCTCGATCTTCTTCATCCCGAGCAGGCGCCCGGCCTCCGCCGGGTGCGGCGTGTAGATGCAGGGCTGCTTGCGCGCCCGCAGCATCTGCTCGACGCCGTCGGCGTCCTGCTGGGCCAAGGTGTTCAGCGCGTCGGCGTCCACGACGGCCGCCGCCGGCACGCCGGACAGGGCGAGCAGCACGAAGCGCGCCGCGTCGGCGTGCGTCGTCATCCCGGGGCCGATGGCCATCGTCGACGCGCGCCGGGCCTTCGCGTACTCCTTCAGCAGGTCCACGCCCTCGGGGCGGAACGCGCCGGAGGAGTTCTCCGGCAAGGCCAGAGTCATCGCCGAGGGCACGGCGCCCGCGACGGTCCCGGCGACGCCGGACGGGACCGCGACGGTCACGAGGCCCGTTCCGGAGCGCAGGGCGCCTCTCGCCGCCAGGATCGCCGCGCCGGCCATGCCGCGCGAGCCGGCCACGACGAGGACGTGGCCGAAGGTCCCCTTGTGGTCTCCGGGCTCGCGCGCGACGAGGCCCTCTCGCAGCTCCGCCTTCCCGAGGGCTTTGACGCTCACGCGTTCTCTTGGGACAGGAGCTTCTTCCAGCTTTCGGGGATGTGCGCGCGCGGATGAGGCACCAGGCTCCCCATCAAGGTCCAGCGCGGCCGCTCCGGCTTGCGCTTCAGCGGCATGCCCGCCTCGTCCGGCAGGCGATCCGCCTTCTTCAGGTTGCAGGGGCGGCAGGAGGTGACGATGTTCGTCCACTCGTTGGAGCCGTCGCGCGAGCGCGGGATCACGTGATCGAGGTCGAGCTCCTCGCTCGACTTGCGCTTGCCGCAGTAGGCGCACTTGTAGCGGTCGCGGGCGAAGACGTTGTGGCGCGTGAAGGCCACCTCGCGGTGCGGTATCCGGTCGTAGCGCACGAGCCGGATCACCTCGGGCACGGCGAAGCGCAGGTTCGTCGAGTTCACGAACCCCGCCGGGATCTCCACCCAGTTGGACGAGACGGCGACCCAGGCCTCGAAATCGTAGGGGGTCAGGTCCTCGTCGAGCGCCTCGGCCAGGCCCATGTAGACGAGCGTGACCGCCCGCCGCCAATCGGCGACGGCGACGGCCCGGAAGCTCCTGTTCAGCACGAGGGTGCGGCCCATGTCCTAATAGACTAACAGGCAAATACCGGGAAATCAACGCCCACGGCGGCCCTAGGCCGGTCAGGCCGGGTAAACCCTTATTTTCACGGCGCTATCGCGCCTATTTCGTTCCGAGGCCTGGGGCGACCGGCCGGGACGCGCCCGCGTTCCAGCGCTCGAGCTTGTGCAGGTTCCGGACCAGCAGGCGCGCGACGAATAGGGGGTAGCCCATGTCGTGCAGCTTGGCGGCGCTGAGGATCTTCATCTGGTCGACCGTCATGTCCGGATGAGTGAAGCGTCCGTCGGCGTAGCAGAGGCTGCAGTAGGTGTGGCTCTTCGACCCGTCGGAATACGTGCCGCCGCCTTTGGGGTCCTTCTTGAGGGGCATGCCGCAGCTTTGGCAGTCGTTCCGGGTCGTCATACGGGCACCTCCGACGGCGGGGAGCCGTCCTACTCCTCGACGCAACGCTACTGCCTGTAACGCCCCGGTCCGATCGCGCACCCACTTCAGTACAATCTGGGACGTTTTCACGGAGGCTCCCCCATGCCCATCGACATCGAAGCCGGAGTCCGCGACTATTACGGAAAGACCTTGAAGAGCGGGGCCGACCTCAAGACCGACGCCTGCTGCTCCCCCGCGGCCCTGCCGCGCAAGGTGCGCGAGGCCCTCGCGAAGGTGAGCGACGAGGTCGTCGCGCGCTACTACGGCTGCGGCCTGACGATACCCGCGGAACTGACGGGGTTGAGCGTGCTCGACCTGGGGTCCGGGTCGGGACGCGACTGCTATCTGCTGTCCCAGCTGGTCGGCGCCTCCGGGCGCGTCACGGGCGTGGACATGACCGACGAGCAGCTCGCGGTCGCCGAGCGCAACCGCGCGCATCACGCCCTGGCCTTCGGTTACGGGAACGTCGAGTTCCTCAAGGGCGACATCTCGCGGCTCGACGCGCTCGGACTGAAGGACGCGTCGTACGACCTGATCGTGTCCAACTGCGTGATCAACCTGGCGCGCGACAAGGAGGCCGTGCTGCGCCAGGCCCGGCGCGTGCTGAAGGAGGGCGGCGAGATGTACTTCTCCGACGTCTACGCCGACCGGCGCGTGCCCGAGGAGCTGAGGAACGACCCCGTGCTGTACGGGGAGTGCCTGGGCGGCGCCCTGTACTGGAACGATTTCCTGGCCCTGGCCAAGCGCGCGGGGTTCGCCGACCCGCGGCTCGTCGAGTCGCGGCCCCTTTCCATCGACGCGGGGCCCATCCGCGAGCGCGCCGGGCGCATCGGCTTCTACTCCGCGACCTACCGTCTGTTCAAGCTCGAGGGCCTGGAGCCCGCCTGCGAGGACTACGGCCAGGCGGTGAGGTACAAGGGAACGATCGAGGACGCGCCCCGGGAGTTCGAGCTCGACGGCCACCATCGCTTCGAGACCGGGCGGATCATGACGGTGTGCGGCAACACCTCGCTGATGCTCGAGAAGAGCCGCCTCGGCCGCCACTTCGACTTCTTCGGGGATATGAAGACGCATTTCGGCATCTTCCCGGGGTGCGGGACGAACATGCCGTTCGCGACGGAGCCGAGGAACGACGGTGCCTGCTGCTAAATGGGCCGTCGCGGAAACCACCGCGCAGGGCAAGCCCCGCGCGAAGGTCGAGCCCGCGACGCTGACGACGGTGTGGCTCAACACCGGCACGCTCTGCAACATCGAGTGCGCGCATTGCTACATCGAGTCCTCCCCCCGCAACGACCGCCTCGAGTACCTGAGGGCCGCCGACGTCCGGCCCTTCCTCGACGAGGCCCGCGACGCGGGCGCGCGCGAGGTCGGCTTCACCGGCGGCGAGCCGTTCCTGAACCCGGACCTGATCGCGATGGCCGGGGAGTGCCTCGAGCGCGGCTTCGAGGCGCTGATCCTGACCAACGCGATGGCCCCGATGATGAACCGCAGGCGCGAGCTCCTCGACCTGCTCGTGCGGCGCGGCCGCGGCCTGCGCCTGCGCGTGTCGCTCGACCATCACATCGCGGCGGCGCACGACGCGGAGCGCGGCGCGGGAGCCTACGACAAGACCTTGGCCGGCCTGCGCTGGCTGCTCGACGCGGGCTTCGACGTCTCCGTGGCGGGGCGCGCCTTCGTCGACGAAGACGAGGCCGCCGCGCGCGAGGGCTACCGCCGCGCGGTCGGCCGGGACGTCGAGCTGACGGTGTTCCCCGAGATTGGCGCGCCGGGAGACCTGCCCGAGATCACGACCGAGTGCTGGGGCCTCCTCGGCAAGGCGCCCGAGTCGGTGATGTGCGCCTCCTCGCGGATGGTCGTCAAGCGGCGCGGAGCGGAGCGCCCCGCGGTCGTGGCCTGCACCTTGATCCCGTACGATCCCCGCTTCGAGCTCGGCGCGACCTTGCGGGAGTCGTGGCGCCCGGTCGCGCTCCAGCACCCGCACTGCGCCTCGTTCTGCGTCCTCGGCGGGGGGTCCTGCTCGCCGTGAAGGTCACCGTCGTCATCCCCGTCCACGGGAGCGGCGCCGACTGGCTGCCGCGCATACTCGCGCGCCTGGCCGAGGTCCCGGGCCTCGAAGCGGTCTGCGCGGGCGACGCCCCGCCGCCGGAGGGATCCGGCGCGCGCTTCGTGCGCGTCGACGGCCCCTCGCGCGGCGCGCGCCTGCAGGCGGGCATCGACGCCGCGTCCCACCCCACCATCCTGCTCCATCACCCGCGCTCGCTCGTCCCGGCCGAGGGCCTGCGCTGGCTCGCCGCGCGCGCGGGCCGGGCGGGCTGGGGCGGGTTCACCCACGCCTTCGACTGGGACCATCCCCTGCTGCGCTTCACGAGCTGGTACTCGAACCGGGTGCGCGCCTCGCGCCGCGGCATCGTCTACCTCGACCACTGCGTGTTCTTCGAGAAGGCGCTCCTGACCCGCCCCATCCCCCCGGTCGAGATCTTCGAGGACACCGAGCTGTCCTTGATCCTGCGCGAGAGCGGCCCTCCGGCGCTCGCCCCCTTCGTCGTCGAGACCTCGGCGGTGCGCTTCCGCGTCAACGGGCCGTGGCGCCAGGCCCTGCTCAACCAGCGCCTGAAGCTCTCGTACCTGCTCGGAGCCTCGCACCGGCGCATGAACGCGCGCTACGAGCGCGGCCTGAGGCTCAACTCCTGATGGACCGGGCCCTGCCGATCGCGGCGTTCCGCGACGCGATCGTCTCCGAGCTCGGCCGCGCCGGGGCGCTGATCCTGACCGCGCCGACCGGCAGCGGCAAGTCCACGCAGACCCCGCAGTATCTGCTGGGGAGATTCCCCGGGAAGATCCTCGTCCTCGAGCCTCGCCGCCTGTCCGCGCGCAGCCTCGCCGGGCGGGTCGCGGTGGAAACGAAGACGAGCCTTGGAGCCGCGATCGGCTACCAGGTCCGCTTCGACAGCCGTTGCGGCGCCGACACCATAGTCGTCTTCCAGACCTACGGCGTCTTCGTCGCGCAGATGATGAGGGATCCGGAGCTCAAAGGCGTCGGAGCCGTGCTCCTCGACGAGTTCCACGAGCGGAGCCTCGACTGCGACCTGGCCCTCGCCTGGCTGAAGGCTTTGCGCGCAGGGAAGCGGCCCGACCTGAAGATCGCCGTCATGTCGGCGACGCTCGAGGCCGAGGCGCTGTCCCGCTATCTGCCCGAAGCGGCCAAGGTGGAGGTGCCGGGACGGCTTTTCCCCGTCGACATCCGCCACCATCCGCTCGACTCGCGCGGAGGTCCGGCGGAGGGCGCGCTCGCGGCGCTCAAGGAGCTCGCGCGCGAGGGCCTCGACGGCTCCATCCTCGTCTTCATGCCCGGCCTGCGCGAGATCCGCCGCGCGATGACGGTCCTGACGCCCTACTGCCGGGAGATGGACCTCGAGCCGCACGCGCTGCACGGGAGCATGGACCTCGCCGAGCAGCAGAGCGTCCTGGAGGAGTCCCCCCGCCGCCGGGTCATCGTCGCGACCAACGTGGCCGAGACCGGGCTGACCATCCCCCAGGTCACCATGGTCATCGACAGCGGCCTGCACCGCGTCGCGGCCTACGACGCGGCGCGCGGCATCAACACCTTGTATCTCGCGCGCATCAGCCGGAGCAACGCCGCCCAACGCGCCGGCCGCGCCGGGCGCACCGCGCCCGGACGCTGCGTACGCCTCTGGTCGCGGTCCGAGGAGACGGGCATGGCCCCGAGCCTCGTGCCCGAGATCCTAAGGCTCGAGCTGAGCTCCCTGCGCCTTCAGGCCGCGTCGCTCCCCGCGCCGGTGGACTGGGTCACCGCCCCCAAGACCGACGCCTGGGCCGCGGCGGGAAAGACGTTGTCCGCGCTCGGAGCCGTCGACGCCCAGGACCGCGTCACGGCGAAAGGGCGCGCCTTGCTGCGCTACCCCGCCCCGCCGCGGGTGGCGAGCGTCCTGGAAGCGGCGCGCGCCCTGGGCCCCGAGGCGTACGAGCGCGCCTGCGCCATGGCCGCCGTCTTCGAGACCGCGGGCGATCCTCGCCCCGGCCGGACGGCGGACCTGACCGCGCTCGCCTCCGATCTCCTGGCCGGCGCGCGCGAGGAGACGTCGTGGGAGGCCTCCGAGGTGTTCCGCCAGTTCAAGCGGCTGTACCAGGACCCCGGCGGAGCCCTTCCCGAGGCGACCGCCGGCGCGCTCCCGCTCGCCTGGCTCGACGCCTTCTCGGACCGCCTCGCCGCGCGCGAGGGCGACGGGTCCTTCTACCGGCTCGGCGACGGGCGCGGGGCGCTGCTGCCCGCCGCGAAGGACCCGCCTCCCTTGCTGATCGCGCTCGACGTGCGCGAGCGCGCCGGAGGAGGGCAGGCCCGGCAGGTCGCGATCAATCTGCATCTTCCGTTCACGCCGGAGGCGATCCTCGCGGCCTTCCCCGAGGAAT
The sequence above is drawn from the Elusimicrobiota bacterium genome and encodes:
- a CDS encoding GNAT family N-acetyltransferase, whose translation is MSGLAVRPAAAGDLDAVAAIGARPFAAGWSRAALAGELGRDDAIFLVVPERGYALARVADGECRLLDLAAAADGGGVGRALLSALARAAKARGCAKVTFEASAANARALSFYAKAGAKVVGRRPKFYYDGSDAVLMDLDIP
- the tsaB gene encoding tRNA (adenosine(37)-N6)-threonylcarbamoyltransferase complex dimerization subunit type 1 TsaB, producing MYKRKEREARPNANPNANILAVDATGEVLSVAVGSFELKRAAKKHDEALLPLVERLLKKAKLRWEDLDAIAAASGPGRFTGIRIGMSFAAAAGFQLKIPVIAISRLAAAAGRAKSGRALGALPGWKDEVYTQEFRKGKAFGAAAFTPPKDWPALRDAAEKSGLSVSYGETTAADLLPVARAALAAGKMPPFEPFYLKPASYERPRG
- the tsaE gene encoding tRNA (adenosine(37)-N6)-threonylcarbamoyltransferase complex ATPase subunit type 1 TsaE translates to MRLKLTSEAETIALGERLGRRLKPGALVLLRGELGAGKTTLARGLARGAGYKGRVSSPTFALAHVYRGKRLTVHHLDLYRVARGEDSELGLDELLADPRGAVVVEWPDAAGGVWPKDRLEATLSHAPGGRLLAMKATGPIARKILESGRV
- a CDS encoding NAD(P)H-hydrate dehydratase, which gives rise to MSVKALGKAELREGLVAREPGDHKGTFGHVLVVAGSRGMAGAAILAARGALRSGTGLVTVAVPSGVAGTVAGAVPSAMTLALPENSSGAFRPEGVDLLKEYAKARRASTMAIGPGMTTHADAARFVLLALSGVPAAAVVDADALNTLAQQDADGVEQMLRARKQPCIYTPHPAEAGRLLGMKKIEVEAQRLKCAEKLARGLGGVVLLKGRKTLISSGARTVANPTGGPGLGKGGTGDVLTGLIAGLWAQMLASGRVSGDLPFKAAALGAWLHGAAGDAAEKELTPWAVTSTDLVDYLPHAFKALCA
- a CDS encoding HNH endonuclease codes for the protein MGRTLVLNRSFRAVAVADWRRAVTLVYMGLAEALDEDLTPYDFEAWVAVSSNWVEIPAGFVNSTNLRFAVPEVIRLVRYDRIPHREVAFTRHNVFARDRYKCAYCGKRKSSEELDLDHVIPRSRDGSNEWTNIVTSCRPCNLKKADRLPDEAGMPLKRKPERPRWTLMGSLVPHPRAHIPESWKKLLSQENA
- a CDS encoding zinc ribbon domain-containing protein, producing MTTRNDCQSCGMPLKKDPKGGGTYSDGSKSHTYCSLCYADGRFTHPDMTVDQMKILSAAKLHDMGYPLFVARLLVRNLHKLERWNAGASRPVAPGLGTK
- a CDS encoding methyltransferase domain-containing protein, coding for MEAGVRDYYGKTLKSGADLKTDACCSPAALPRKVREALAKVSDEVVARYYGCGLTIPAELTGLSVLDLGSGSGRDCYLLSQLVGASGRVTGVDMTDEQLAVAERNRAHHALAFGYGNVEFLKGDISRLDALGLKDASYDLIVSNCVINLARDKEAVLRQARRVLKEGGEMYFSDVYADRRVPEELRNDPVLYGECLGGALYWNDFLALAKRAGFADPRLVESRPLSIDAGPIRERAGRIGFYSATYRLFKLEGLEPACEDYGQAVRYKGTIEDAPREFELDGHHRFETGRIMTVCGNTSLMLEKSRLGRHFDFFGDMKTHFGIFPGCGTNMPFATEPRNDGACC
- a CDS encoding radical SAM protein; translated protein: MPAAKWAVAETTAQGKPRAKVEPATLTTVWLNTGTLCNIECAHCYIESSPRNDRLEYLRAADVRPFLDEARDAGAREVGFTGGEPFLNPDLIAMAGECLERGFEALILTNAMAPMMNRRRELLDLLVRRGRGLRLRVSLDHHIAAAHDAERGAGAYDKTLAGLRWLLDAGFDVSVAGRAFVDEDEAAAREGYRRAVGRDVELTVFPEIGAPGDLPEITTECWGLLGKAPESVMCASSRMVVKRRGAERPAVVACTLIPYDPRFELGATLRESWRPVALQHPHCASFCVLGGGSCSP
- a CDS encoding glycosyl transferase, family 2; amino-acid sequence: MKVTVVIPVHGSGADWLPRILARLAEVPGLEAVCAGDAPPPEGSGARFVRVDGPSRGARLQAGIDAASHPTILLHHPRSLVPAEGLRWLAARAGRAGWGGFTHAFDWDHPLLRFTSWYSNRVRASRRGIVYLDHCVFFEKALLTRPIPPVEIFEDTELSLILRESGPPALAPFVVETSAVRFRVNGPWRQALLNQRLKLSYLLGASHRRMNARYERGLRLNS
- the hrpB gene encoding ATP-dependent helicase HrpB; the encoded protein is MDRALPIAAFRDAIVSELGRAGALILTAPTGSGKSTQTPQYLLGRFPGKILVLEPRRLSARSLAGRVAVETKTSLGAAIGYQVRFDSRCGADTIVVFQTYGVFVAQMMRDPELKGVGAVLLDEFHERSLDCDLALAWLKALRAGKRPDLKIAVMSATLEAEALSRYLPEAAKVEVPGRLFPVDIRHHPLDSRGGPAEGALAALKELAREGLDGSILVFMPGLREIRRAMTVLTPYCREMDLEPHALHGSMDLAEQQSVLEESPRRRVIVATNVAETGLTIPQVTMVIDSGLHRVAAYDAARGINTLYLARISRSNAAQRAGRAGRTAPGRCVRLWSRSEETGMAPSLVPEILRLELSSLRLQAASLPAPVDWVTAPKTDAWAAAGKTLSALGAVDAQDRVTAKGRALLRYPAPPRVASVLEAARALGPEAYERACAMAAVFETAGDPRPGRTADLTALASDLLAGAREETSWEASEVFRQFKRLYQDPGGALPEATAGALPLAWLDAFSDRLAAREGDGSFYRLGDGRGALLPAAKDPPPLLIALDVRERAGGGQARQVAINLHLPFTPEAILAAFPEECAWTPSAEFDDRKGRVIKEDRLLFRGLVISRREVTARKEYKKIAADLWAEKFASGELRHPGLDDKASQLVVRIALARRLYPDMGYPEMSADDWRLIYGEACAGKNSLKDIERVSLLPHIEGYLGRGLADFLDRALPATKRLPSGKTGRFTYHETHPPELSARLGDFVKMTGTLALCEGRLPVTFDVLAPNHRTVQKTKDLASFWANAYPTVKKELQRRYPRHPWP